The Nocardioides campestrisoli genome includes a window with the following:
- a CDS encoding histidine phosphatase family protein, which yields MRPRWNSGPAGLVLVRHGESEGNLADQRARKAGAERLELDIRDADVELSATGRDQATALNRWLREQADDERPTLAVSSPYARAAETARVALEGHDVPLLLDERLRERDLGVLDGMTGKGIRARHPEESARRDKLGKFYYQPPSGESWADVALRVRSFLHDLREGHDGARIWLFSHQAVIMTFRYVLEDVAEADLLAVDRRVQIPNASLTSYRRAGDVFELVEFADTSAVDADRAQVTREPSHGERDDAAT from the coding sequence GTGCGGCCTCGGTGGAACAGCGGGCCCGCGGGCCTGGTGCTGGTCAGGCACGGGGAGAGCGAGGGGAACCTCGCCGACCAGCGCGCCCGGAAGGCGGGTGCCGAGCGGCTCGAGCTGGACATCCGCGACGCCGACGTCGAGCTCTCCGCGACCGGACGGGACCAGGCGACCGCCCTCAACCGCTGGCTGAGGGAGCAGGCGGACGACGAGCGGCCCACGCTCGCCGTCAGCTCGCCGTACGCGCGGGCCGCGGAGACCGCCCGCGTGGCCCTGGAGGGCCACGACGTCCCGCTGCTGCTGGACGAGCGGCTGCGCGAGCGCGACCTCGGCGTCCTGGACGGCATGACCGGGAAGGGGATCCGGGCCCGGCACCCGGAGGAGAGCGCGCGGCGCGACAAGCTGGGCAAGTTCTACTACCAGCCCCCGAGCGGGGAGAGCTGGGCCGACGTCGCGCTGCGGGTGCGCAGCTTCCTGCACGACCTGCGCGAGGGGCACGACGGGGCCCGGATCTGGCTGTTCAGCCACCAGGCGGTGATCATGACGTTCCGCTACGTGCTCGAGGACGTGGCCGAGGCAGACCTGCTCGCGGTGGACCGCCGGGTGCAGATCCCGAACGCCTCGCTGACCTCCTACCGCCGGGCCGGCGACGTCTTCGAGCTGGTGGAGTTCGCCGACACCTCCGCCGTGGACGCCGACCGGGCCCAGGTGACGCGCGAGCCCTCGCACGGGGAGCGCGACGATGCCGCGACCTGA
- a CDS encoding NAD(P)H-hydrate dehydratase yields the protein MPRPEPQVLTRELLRRHRLPRPGEDKSARGAVLVLGGAQDTPGAVLLAGEAALRAGAGKLMIGTTASTAAALAVAVPEAAVRGLPEQEGQIAPDAAELLDGPLTSCDAVLLGSGLGDVESAVALLARVVPRVECAVVVDALGSAFLTEHPDGLRHLGGRAVLSVNPTELARTARVTDEQVDDDPVGVAREVARRSQVVVLCGGSEKHVVTPDGEAWVVAGGGPGLGVSGSGDVQAGLICGLLARGAEPLWAALWGAHLHARAGERLATAVGTVGFLARELPGQVPGVLADLS from the coding sequence ATGCCGCGACCTGAGCCCCAGGTCCTCACCCGCGAGCTCCTGCGCCGGCACCGGCTGCCTCGACCGGGGGAGGACAAGAGCGCCCGCGGTGCGGTGCTCGTCCTCGGCGGCGCCCAGGACACCCCGGGTGCGGTGCTGCTGGCCGGTGAGGCGGCGCTGCGGGCGGGCGCCGGGAAGCTGATGATCGGCACGACCGCGAGCACCGCCGCGGCGCTGGCGGTCGCGGTCCCGGAAGCGGCCGTGCGGGGGCTGCCGGAGCAGGAGGGCCAGATCGCGCCCGACGCCGCGGAGCTCCTGGACGGACCGCTGACCAGCTGCGACGCGGTGCTGCTCGGCAGCGGGCTCGGCGACGTCGAGTCCGCGGTGGCGCTGTTGGCACGCGTCGTCCCTCGGGTCGAGTGTGCGGTGGTGGTCGACGCCCTCGGCTCGGCCTTCCTGACCGAGCACCCCGACGGGTTGCGCCACCTGGGTGGCCGGGCCGTGCTCTCGGTGAACCCCACCGAGCTGGCCCGCACCGCCCGGGTGACCGACGAGCAGGTGGACGACGATCCGGTCGGGGTGGCGCGCGAGGTGGCGCGGCGCTCTCAGGTGGTGGTGCTCTGCGGCGGCTCGGAGAAGCACGTCGTCACCCCGGACGGCGAGGCGTGGGTGGTCGCCGGCGGAGGTCCGGGGCTGGGCGTCTCCGGCTCCGGGGACGTGCAGGCAGGCCTGATCTGTGGGCTGCTCGCCCGCGGAGCGGAGCCGTTGTGGGCGGCGCTGTGGGGAGCTCACCTGCACGCGCGGGCAGGAGAGCGCCTCGCGACGGCCGTGGGCACCGTAGGCTTCCTCGCGCGTGAGCTGCCCGGCCAGGTCCCGGGGGTGCTCGCGGACCTGTCGTGA